One genomic segment of Terrihabitans soli includes these proteins:
- the glgX gene encoding glycogen debranching protein GlgX, producing the protein MHRLSEGAPNPLGAVWDGKGVNFALFSEHATAVELCLFDPGAERESVRIAMPNRTDNVWHIHVEGLTPGQLYGYRVHGPYDPAHGHRFNPHKLLVDPYARLLSGKLRWHDSMWGYRIGSQRGDLTMDRRDSARFMPKCVVEEPAHYWGEDRKPNVPWRDTVIYEAHVKGLTELQPDVPKSWRGTYTALGHPKVIEHLKKIGVTTLELLPIQAFVDDRFLVEKNLKNYWGYSTLAYFAPEPRYLGDAGVNGFKGAIRALHDAGIEVVLDVVYNHTCEGSSLGPTLSFRGIDNAVYYKLSPENPRHSWDSTGTGNTLDVSHPRVLQMVMDSLRHWVENYHIDGFRFDLATTLARDPFEYDARSGFLQAVAQDPVLSKTKLIAEPWDVGSGGYRVGNFPPGWSEWNDQFRDTVRGYWRGDEDQLPALGRVLTGSRETYEPSGRHPWASINFVTSHDGFTLQDLVSYNERHNEPNGEDNKDGHSHNISWNCGTEGATDDPEITALRARQKRNFFATLMFAQGVPMMTAGDEMSRTQDGNNNAYCQDNEISWLKWRDSDDPDPSLETFVKNVTELRARYDAFRRKSFMTGALVGGTGLKDIYWIDPVGREMTPEDWSAGRRTIGMQFGNDAPDGHRFLLLMNAWHEAVPFKLPEKFPSRRWASIIDTGLAEGLVKEYPAMFGPGEMFEIPPRTLVLFRHEG; encoded by the coding sequence ATGCATCGCCTCAGCGAAGGCGCCCCCAATCCGCTCGGCGCGGTCTGGGACGGCAAGGGCGTCAACTTCGCTTTGTTCTCGGAACACGCGACCGCCGTTGAGCTGTGCCTGTTCGATCCCGGCGCGGAGCGCGAAAGCGTGCGCATCGCGATGCCGAACCGCACCGATAATGTATGGCACATCCACGTTGAAGGGCTGACGCCGGGCCAGCTTTACGGCTATCGCGTGCATGGTCCTTACGATCCGGCGCACGGCCACAGATTCAATCCGCACAAACTGCTGGTCGATCCCTATGCGCGGCTTCTGTCAGGCAAATTGCGCTGGCACGATTCGATGTGGGGCTATCGCATCGGCTCGCAGCGGGGCGATCTGACGATGGACCGGCGCGACAGCGCGCGCTTCATGCCGAAATGTGTCGTCGAAGAGCCGGCTCATTATTGGGGCGAAGACAGAAAGCCGAACGTGCCGTGGCGCGATACGGTGATTTATGAGGCGCATGTCAAAGGCCTCACCGAACTTCAGCCGGACGTGCCGAAAAGCTGGCGCGGCACGTACACGGCGCTTGGCCATCCGAAAGTCATCGAGCATCTGAAAAAGATCGGTGTGACAACGCTCGAACTCCTGCCGATCCAGGCTTTCGTCGACGATCGCTTCCTCGTGGAGAAGAATCTCAAAAACTATTGGGGTTACTCGACTCTCGCTTATTTCGCGCCCGAGCCGCGCTATCTCGGCGATGCCGGCGTCAACGGTTTCAAGGGCGCGATCCGCGCGCTGCACGATGCGGGCATCGAAGTCGTTCTCGACGTTGTCTACAATCACACCTGTGAAGGCTCATCGCTCGGCCCGACGCTTTCCTTCCGCGGCATCGACAATGCCGTCTATTACAAGCTTTCGCCGGAAAACCCACGCCATTCCTGGGACTCGACCGGCACCGGCAATACGCTCGACGTGTCGCATCCGCGCGTGCTGCAGATGGTGATGGATTCGCTCCGCCATTGGGTCGAGAACTATCACATCGACGGCTTCCGTTTCGATCTTGCGACGACGCTTGCGCGCGATCCGTTCGAATATGACGCGCGGTCCGGATTCCTCCAGGCCGTCGCGCAGGATCCCGTTCTGTCGAAGACAAAGCTGATTGCCGAGCCCTGGGATGTCGGTTCGGGCGGCTATCGCGTCGGTAATTTCCCGCCGGGCTGGAGCGAATGGAACGATCAGTTCCGCGATACGGTGCGCGGCTATTGGCGTGGCGATGAGGATCAGTTGCCCGCGCTCGGACGCGTATTGACGGGATCGCGGGAAACCTACGAACCGAGCGGGCGCCATCCCTGGGCGTCGATCAACTTCGTCACCTCGCATGACGGCTTCACGCTGCAGGATCTCGTCTCCTACAACGAACGCCATAACGAGCCGAACGGCGAAGACAACAAAGACGGCCACAGCCACAATATCAGCTGGAACTGCGGCACCGAGGGCGCGACGGACGACCCGGAAATCACCGCGCTGCGCGCACGGCAGAAGCGAAATTTCTTCGCGACGTTGATGTTCGCGCAAGGCGTTCCGATGATGACCGCGGGCGATGAGATGTCGCGCACGCAGGACGGCAACAACAATGCCTATTGCCAGGACAATGAAATCAGCTGGCTCAAATGGCGCGACAGCGACGACCCGGATCCTTCGCTCGAGACGTTCGTGAAGAACGTGACCGAGCTGCGGGCACGCTACGATGCGTTCCGACGCAAGAGTTTCATGACCGGCGCGCTTGTCGGCGGCACCGGCTTGAAAGACATTTACTGGATCGATCCGGTCGGCCGCGAAATGACGCCGGAAGACTGGAGCGCCGGACGCCGCACGATCGGCATGCAGTTCGGCAATGATGCGCCGGACGGGCACCGCTTCCTGCTTCTGATGAATGCCTGGCACGAAGCGGTGCCGTTCAAACTGCCGGAAAAATTCCCGAGCCGCCGCTGGGCGTCGATCATCGACACAGGGCTCGCCGAGGGCCTGGTGAAAGAGTATCCCGCTATGTTCGGACCGGGCGAGATGTTCGAAATTCCGCCGCGCACGCTTGTCCTCTTCAGGCATGAAGGTTAG
- the ligD gene encoding DNA ligase D codes for MPKLLDAYRKKRDFSKTPEPAPKAGKAKGFAFVVQKHDATRLHYDFRIELDGVMKSWAVTRGPSLVPTDKRLAVQTEDHPIAYNSFEGIIPKDQYGGGTVMIWDRGTWQPEGDPHKGLKKGHLEFSLHGEKLSGRWHLVRMKKKAREKAEPWLLIKSDDEAARTARDKDILKELDRSVVSGRTIPEIAAKKERVWKSKRGDSVNSTEEKKPKTAKSKTAKKSEALIVHTGKKAKLPDFVEPQLATLVAKARSGENWLHEVKFDGYRLQARLKNGKVKLLTRNGLDWSHRFPNICAGIKTLPVGEALIDGEAVVEDETGASSFSALQQDLGGRGGKLVAGKAIYYAFDLLHLNEHDLRALPLLERKTALQALVEHAPADKLRFSEHFATEGDAMLEHACRLGLEGIISKRADAPYKSGRNDNWLKVKCTQSSEFVIGGYVPSTVSAGMIGSLVMGYYEKGKLVYAGRVGTGYTQKIARNLKKAMDKVKADASSFAEKLSADERRGVIWVKPKLVAEVEFRGWTQDGSLRHASFKGLREDKDPKSAVREVPKDMPEPKAKAKMAQIKKGVAVAGVNLSHPERVLWDDEGVTKQGLAEFYAEIADWILPHLVDRPLSLVRCPSGASAKCFFQKHAWAGLGPGIREIDVPGDDEKMLAIKDISGLISLVQAGVLEIHPWGSKQPKLTMPDRLIFDLDPGDGVAWSGVVAAARDVRERMNELGLESFVKTTGGKGLHVVVPLKPDVAWDEAKAFTKVFAEQMAGDSPELYVSTMSKKIRKGRVFVDYLRNGQGATAVAAYSTRARPGAPVATPSTGRNWGPI; via the coding sequence GTGCCGAAGCTCCTCGACGCCTACCGCAAGAAGCGCGATTTCTCGAAGACGCCCGAACCCGCCCCCAAAGCCGGGAAGGCGAAAGGATTCGCTTTCGTTGTCCAAAAGCACGATGCGACGCGGCTTCATTACGATTTCCGGATCGAACTCGACGGCGTGATGAAGAGCTGGGCGGTGACGCGCGGGCCGAGCCTTGTGCCGACCGACAAGCGGCTTGCCGTCCAGACCGAAGACCACCCCATCGCCTACAATTCCTTCGAGGGCATCATCCCCAAGGATCAGTATGGCGGCGGCACGGTGATGATCTGGGATCGCGGCACGTGGCAGCCGGAAGGCGATCCGCACAAAGGCCTGAAGAAGGGCCATCTGGAATTTTCGCTGCACGGCGAAAAACTATCCGGCCGCTGGCATCTTGTGCGCATGAAGAAAAAGGCGCGGGAGAAGGCCGAGCCCTGGCTTCTGATCAAATCCGACGACGAAGCGGCGCGGACGGCAAGAGACAAGGACATTCTGAAAGAGCTGGACCGCTCCGTCGTCTCCGGCCGCACTATCCCGGAAATTGCGGCGAAAAAGGAACGCGTCTGGAAATCCAAGCGCGGCGACAGCGTGAATTCGACGGAGGAGAAAAAGCCGAAAACCGCAAAATCGAAAACGGCGAAAAAATCCGAGGCCCTCATCGTCCATACCGGGAAGAAGGCAAAGCTTCCCGACTTTGTTGAGCCGCAGTTGGCAACGCTCGTCGCCAAAGCGCGCTCGGGCGAAAACTGGCTGCACGAAGTGAAGTTCGACGGCTATCGCCTGCAGGCGCGGCTGAAGAACGGCAAGGTGAAACTCCTCACGCGCAACGGGCTCGACTGGTCGCACAGATTCCCGAACATCTGTGCCGGTATCAAAACGCTTCCCGTCGGCGAAGCGCTGATCGATGGCGAAGCTGTGGTCGAAGACGAGACGGGCGCCTCAAGTTTCTCGGCCTTGCAGCAGGATCTCGGCGGACGCGGCGGCAAGCTCGTCGCCGGAAAAGCCATCTACTATGCTTTTGATCTTCTGCATCTTAACGAGCACGATCTGAGAGCACTGCCGCTGCTTGAACGCAAAACGGCTCTGCAGGCGCTCGTTGAACATGCGCCGGCGGATAAGCTCCGCTTTTCCGAACATTTCGCAACCGAAGGCGATGCGATGCTCGAGCATGCCTGCCGTCTCGGACTTGAGGGCATTATCTCCAAGCGTGCCGACGCGCCCTATAAATCAGGACGTAACGACAACTGGCTGAAGGTCAAATGCACGCAAAGCTCGGAATTTGTGATCGGCGGCTATGTGCCGTCGACCGTCTCCGCCGGCATGATCGGCTCGCTGGTGATGGGATACTATGAAAAGGGCAAACTCGTTTATGCCGGACGCGTCGGCACCGGCTATACGCAGAAGATCGCGCGCAATCTGAAAAAGGCGATGGACAAGGTGAAGGCCGATGCCTCGTCTTTCGCGGAAAAGCTGTCGGCGGACGAGCGGCGCGGCGTGATCTGGGTGAAGCCTAAGCTCGTTGCCGAAGTTGAATTTCGCGGCTGGACGCAGGATGGGTCTTTGCGCCACGCTAGTTTCAAAGGCCTGCGCGAGGATAAGGATCCGAAAAGCGCGGTGCGTGAGGTGCCGAAAGACATGCCCGAGCCGAAAGCCAAGGCAAAGATGGCGCAGATAAAGAAAGGCGTCGCGGTCGCGGGCGTCAATCTCAGTCACCCCGAGCGCGTGCTGTGGGATGATGAAGGTGTCACCAAACAAGGGCTTGCCGAATTTTACGCCGAGATCGCCGACTGGATTTTGCCGCATCTTGTCGACCGTCCGCTGTCTCTGGTGCGCTGCCCGTCGGGCGCGAGCGCGAAATGCTTTTTCCAGAAACATGCCTGGGCCGGGCTCGGACCGGGCATTCGCGAAATCGACGTGCCGGGCGATGACGAGAAAATGCTCGCGATCAAAGATATCAGCGGGCTGATCTCGCTGGTGCAGGCGGGCGTGCTCGAAATTCATCCCTGGGGCTCGAAACAGCCGAAACTGACCATGCCGGACCGGCTGATTTTCGATCTCGATCCGGGAGACGGCGTCGCATGGTCCGGCGTCGTTGCCGCCGCGCGCGACGTGCGCGAGCGCATGAACGAACTCGGTCTCGAAAGCTTTGTGAAAACGACCGGCGGCAAGGGGCTGCATGTCGTCGTGCCGCTGAAGCCGGATGTGGCATGGGACGAAGCGAAAGCGTTTACCAAAGTCTTTGCCGAGCAGATGGCCGGCGACAGCCCCGAGCTCTATGTCTCCACCATGTCAAAGAAGATCCGCAAAGGACGGGTCTTTGTCGACTATCTCAGGAACGGGCAGGGGGCGACGGCGGTTGCCGCCTATTCGACACGGGCGCGGCCGGGCGCGCCGGTCGCCACCCCCTCGACTGGGAGGAATTGGGGCCCGATATGA
- a CDS encoding tetratricopeptide repeat protein, with amino-acid sequence MLDLDRASVFVLGRVHGLTRQQLGAAVSRAGAHLQTRLKKRVTLVAVGSGTAHALLTGSRMIHVLERMPDHAALISELSLQRSLGLAPPPVEEERWMTIEDVARLSGLDEEFLFWLALFDVIEPVEEFYGYRDLVSAKEAARLMREGCDFAALVTAAVALRREGTRLSEVRLTVGPDGAVGRNIEGVVARLDGQFALPFEALPERIDDIVECAEEAEMLGDLEAAERLYDLAMKMDRDDPITPFNLGNVLDAQGRHAEARILWRKAIARAPHFPEAWFNLAVAEEDGGRKDEAITCYCKALEIAGNYADAAYNLALLLQSLDRFADALPVWEHFIGLEPGTPAADTARKRAIECRFRMRGLSIAE; translated from the coding sequence ATGTTAGACCTCGACCGCGCATCGGTTTTTGTCCTTGGCCGCGTCCACGGTCTGACGCGGCAGCAGCTCGGTGCAGCCGTCAGCCGCGCCGGCGCCCATCTTCAAACCCGTCTTAAAAAACGCGTGACCCTCGTTGCCGTCGGCAGCGGCACGGCGCATGCGCTGCTCACCGGCTCGCGCATGATCCATGTGCTTGAGCGCATGCCCGATCACGCGGCGCTGATCAGCGAATTGTCTCTCCAGCGCAGCCTCGGCCTCGCCCCGCCGCCGGTCGAGGAAGAACGCTGGATGACGATCGAGGACGTGGCGCGTCTCTCGGGTCTCGATGAGGAATTCCTGTTCTGGCTCGCGCTGTTCGATGTGATCGAACCGGTCGAAGAATTTTACGGTTATCGAGATCTTGTATCGGCCAAGGAAGCCGCGCGGCTGATGCGCGAAGGCTGCGATTTTGCAGCACTTGTGACGGCGGCCGTCGCACTCCGACGTGAAGGCACACGGCTCAGCGAAGTACGTCTGACGGTGGGGCCCGACGGCGCGGTCGGCCGCAATATCGAGGGCGTCGTCGCCCGGCTTGATGGCCAGTTCGCTCTGCCTTTCGAGGCGCTGCCCGAACGGATCGACGATATTGTCGAATGCGCCGAAGAGGCGGAAATGCTCGGCGATCTCGAAGCCGCCGAACGTCTCTACGATCTCGCGATGAAAATGGATCGCGACGATCCGATCACGCCGTTTAATCTCGGAAATGTGCTGGATGCGCAGGGGCGGCATGCCGAAGCTCGCATCCTGTGGCGCAAGGCGATTGCCCGCGCCCCGCATTTCCCCGAAGCCTGGTTCAACCTCGCGGTGGCCGAAGAGGATGGCGGCCGCAAGGACGAAGCCATCACCTGTTACTGCAAGGCGCTGGAGATCGCCGGCAATTATGCCGACGCGGCCTATAATCTTGCTCTCTTGCTCCAGAGCCTCGACCGCTTTGCCGACGCGCTTCCGGTTTGGGAGCATTTTATCGGCCTCGAACCGGGGACGCCCGCCGCCGATACGGCCCGCAAAAGGGCGATCGAATGCCGGTTCCGCATGCGCGGCCTCAGCATAGCCGAATAG
- a CDS encoding Ku protein produces MAPRASWKGYLKLSLVSCSVALFPASNASERISFNTLNRETGNRLKQQMIDSETEEVVERDDRVKGYEFAKGNYVIVENEDLEKVQLESTHTIDIQQFVPEDEIDQVYLDGSHYLAPDDKVAQEAFAVIREAMKRKKVVGIATLVLNRRERIVALFPRGKGILVTTVNYKYEVRDDEAYFEDIPNVKIPGEMLELAEHIIDKKKGKFDPGKFEDRYENALIELLKAKQQGREIKVPKEAKPSNVINLMDALRRSIDGERGGKAAKSTSGKSSGEVRRPAAKSKTRSTKKTVAKKPAKRRAAG; encoded by the coding sequence ATGGCGCCGCGTGCATCCTGGAAGGGCTATCTGAAACTGTCTCTCGTCTCCTGTTCGGTGGCCCTGTTCCCGGCCTCGAATGCTTCGGAGCGCATCTCCTTCAACACGCTGAACCGGGAAACTGGAAACCGGCTGAAGCAGCAGATGATCGATTCCGAGACGGAGGAAGTCGTCGAGCGCGACGACCGGGTGAAGGGCTATGAATTCGCCAAGGGCAATTATGTGATCGTCGAGAACGAAGACCTGGAGAAGGTCCAGCTTGAATCGACCCACACGATCGACATCCAGCAATTCGTGCCCGAGGACGAGATCGACCAGGTCTATCTCGACGGCTCGCATTATCTCGCGCCGGACGACAAGGTCGCTCAGGAAGCCTTTGCCGTCATCCGCGAGGCGATGAAGAGAAAGAAGGTCGTCGGCATCGCGACCCTCGTCCTCAATCGCCGCGAGCGCATCGTCGCGCTTTTCCCGCGGGGGAAGGGCATTCTCGTGACGACCGTGAACTACAAATACGAAGTGCGCGACGACGAAGCGTATTTCGAGGATATTCCGAACGTGAAAATCCCCGGCGAGATGCTGGAACTCGCCGAGCACATCATCGACAAGAAAAAGGGCAAGTTTGATCCCGGCAAATTCGAGGACCGCTACGAGAACGCCCTGATCGAACTCCTGAAGGCCAAGCAGCAGGGCCGCGAGATCAAGGTTCCGAAAGAGGCAAAGCCCTCGAACGTCATCAATCTCATGGACGCGCTGCGCCGCTCCATCGATGGCGAGCGCGGCGGCAAAGCGGCGAAATCCACAAGCGGCAAATCTTCGGGTGAAGTTCGCCGTCCCGCCGCCAAGAGCAAAACCCGCAGCACGAAAAAGACTGTTGCCAAAAAGCCAGCCAAGCGCCGCGCTGCAGGCTAG
- a CDS encoding CsbD family protein: MSQRVKGAVQQARGSVKAATGRLTGNTRLELEGHADRLVGALRRAAGRLRSRLNKLR, translated from the coding sequence ATGTCTCAAAGGGTCAAGGGTGCGGTCCAGCAGGCCCGCGGCAGTGTGAAGGCGGCGACCGGCCGCCTGACCGGCAATACACGTCTCGAACTCGAAGGCCATGCCGACCGTCTGGTCGGGGCACTGCGCCGGGCGGCAGGCAGGCTGCGTAGCCGATTGAACAAGCTGCGATAA
- a CDS encoding SDR family oxidoreductase: MQTSTSDTHPFLLVLGMGYSAQRFVELYGERFARIAGTARSLDKLAARKTRRVESLLFDGAAQPELLKAAREASHVLVSIPPDERGDAALSALGGIFKNSENLRWIGYLSTTAVYGDRGGAWTHEDTPVMPQSARAKRRAEAETAWRDLAQPGRAVHVFRLSGIYGPGRNALVDLKKGEARRLTKIGQVFNRIHVDDIAAVLAAAIDHPQAGPVFNVADDEPAPSSDVVTFAAGLLGVFPPPMMRVEEANLSDMAKSFWSENKRIAPTRIKEELGLHFQFPTYREGLRALFVSGEGR, encoded by the coding sequence ATGCAGACCTCGACTTCTGACACCCATCCCTTTCTGCTCGTGCTCGGCATGGGCTACAGCGCGCAGCGCTTCGTCGAACTTTACGGCGAGCGTTTTGCGCGCATAGCCGGAACCGCGCGCAGCCTCGACAAGCTTGCGGCGCGGAAGACACGCCGTGTCGAGTCGCTGCTGTTTGACGGCGCGGCCCAGCCGGAACTGCTTAAGGCGGCGCGCGAGGCGAGCCACGTCCTTGTGTCCATACCGCCGGACGAACGGGGCGATGCGGCGCTAAGCGCGCTCGGCGGCATTTTCAAGAACAGCGAGAATCTGCGCTGGATCGGCTATCTGTCGACGACGGCGGTCTATGGCGATCGCGGCGGCGCGTGGACGCATGAAGATACGCCGGTGATGCCGCAAAGCGCGCGCGCCAAACGGCGCGCCGAAGCCGAGACCGCCTGGCGCGATCTCGCGCAGCCGGGACGCGCTGTTCATGTGTTCCGCCTGTCGGGCATTTACGGGCCGGGGCGCAATGCGCTGGTCGATCTCAAAAAGGGCGAAGCGCGGCGGCTGACGAAGATCGGCCAGGTGTTCAACCGCATCCATGTCGACGATATCGCCGCCGTGCTGGCCGCGGCCATCGACCATCCGCAAGCTGGGCCGGTCTTTAACGTCGCGGACGATGAGCCGGCGCCGAGTTCGGATGTCGTCACCTTCGCCGCAGGGCTTCTCGGTGTCTTCCCGCCGCCGATGATGCGGGTCGAAGAGGCCAATCTGTCGGACATGGCGAAAAGCTTCTGGTCCGAAAACAAGCGCATCGCGCCCACCCGCATCAAGGAAGAGCTCGGGCTTCACTTCCAGTTCCCGACCTATCGGGAAGGGCTTCGCGCACTCTTCGTCTCCGGCGAGGGCCGCTGA
- a CDS encoding glutathione S-transferase family protein, translated as MAILYHHPFCPFSRFVRLVLAEMGLEADLIEEKVWERREGFLTLNPAGTTPVLADEQIAAVPGSIIIAEWLDETRGESLGDRRLLPQSASKRVEVRRLMSWFAEKFAEEVSVPLVQEKIYKRFMPSTSGGGAPDPALIRAAKNNVKYHLQYIGYLIRQRKWLAGDAMTYADLMAAAHISVVDYLGDIPWTEDETAREWYARVKSRPSFRTLIADRVIGMPPSAAYADLDF; from the coding sequence ATGGCTATTCTGTATCATCACCCCTTCTGCCCGTTCTCGCGCTTTGTCCGTCTCGTGCTCGCCGAGATGGGGCTTGAGGCCGATCTGATCGAGGAAAAAGTGTGGGAACGCCGCGAAGGCTTCCTCACGCTCAATCCGGCCGGGACGACGCCGGTGCTCGCCGACGAACAAATTGCCGCCGTTCCGGGCTCCATCATCATTGCCGAATGGCTCGACGAGACGCGGGGCGAAAGCCTCGGTGACCGCAGACTTCTGCCCCAAAGCGCATCTAAACGGGTCGAGGTGCGGCGCCTGATGTCGTGGTTTGCGGAAAAATTCGCCGAAGAAGTTTCGGTGCCGCTGGTGCAGGAGAAAATCTACAAGCGCTTCATGCCTTCGACGTCGGGCGGCGGCGCGCCGGATCCGGCGCTGATCCGCGCCGCGAAGAACAATGTGAAATATCACCTGCAATATATCGGCTATCTCATCCGCCAGCGGAAATGGCTCGCAGGCGATGCGATGACCTATGCCGATCTCATGGCGGCGGCGCATATTTCCGTCGTCGACTATCTCGGCGATATTCCGTGGACCGAAGACGAGACGGCGCGCGAATGGTATGCGCGCGTCAAATCGCGGCCGAGTTTCCGCACGCTGATCGCCGACCGCGTCATCGGCATGCCGCCATCGGCCGCCTATGCAGACCTCGACTTCTGA